A part of Rhinoderma darwinii isolate aRhiDar2 chromosome 1, aRhiDar2.hap1, whole genome shotgun sequence genomic DNA contains:
- the FICD gene encoding protein adenylyltransferase FICD isoform X2 has translation MAVTKLQWLQLGLRAALVVLSGSLLVALFPLGGLEGQYKAALQVLLQCNLWGGNERLHTYAGQTTGLAVASTAIKLLVFKPKSSSDVQFEAKAALNQALEMKRQGKRDKVHKLLLHALKMDPDHVDALNELGIFLEEGKDIIQADYLYSKALMISPHNEKALINRDRTLPLVEEIDQRYFSIIDSKVKRVMSIPKGNSALRRIMEESYYHHIYHTVAIEGNTLSLSEIRHIIETRYAVPGKSLEEQNEVIGMHAAMKYINTTLVSRLGSVATNDILEIHRRVLGYVDPVEAGRFRTNQVFVGHHIPPHPRDVDKHVQELVQWINSDDAMNLHPVEFAALAHYKLVYIHPFVDGNGRTSRLLMNVILMQAGYPPITIRKEQRSEYYHVLELANEGDVRPFIRFIAKCTETTLDLLLIATAEHPVGLPEPNPDNFECKQTIPVKT, from the exons ATGGCAGTGACGAAGCTTCAATGGCTGCAGTTGGGGCTCAGGGCGGCACTGGTGGTGCTGTCTGGGTCACTACTCGTGGCCCTCTTCCCTCTTGGGGGGCTGGAGGGGCAGTATAAAGCTGCTCTGCAGGTTCTGCTGCAGTGTAATCTATGGGGAGGGAATGAGCGGCTGCACACGTACGCTGGACAGACTACAGGACTGGCTGTTGCTTCAACTGCAATCAAACTCCTGGTTTTTAAACCGAAATCATCTTcag ATGTCCAGTTTGAAGCCAAAGCTGCTTTGAACCAAGCACTTGAAATGAAGCGGCAAGGCAAAAGGGACAAAGTGCATAAACTTCTTCTCCACGCCCTAAAAATGGATCCGGACCACGTGGATGCCCTTAATGAGCTTGGCATTTTTCTAGAGGAGGGGAAGGATATCATACAGGCAGACTATCTCTACTCGAAAGCATTAATGATCTCCCCACACAACGAGAAAGCTTTAATAAATCGAGACCGGACATTGCCCTTGGTTGAAGAAATCGATCAGAGGTATTTTAGCATCATTGACAGCAAGGTTAAAAGAGTGATGTCCATTCCAAAGGGTAACTCTGCTCTTCGCAGGATCATGGAAGAGTCCTACTACCACCACATTTACCACACAGTTGCTATTGAAGGAAACACCCTTTCATTGTCTGAAATTCGCCATATTATTGAGACCCGCTATGCTGTGCCTGGTAAAAGCCTCGAAGAGCAAAACGAAGTCATTGGTATGCATGCCGCAATGAAATATATCAACACCACGTTAGTATCTCGACTAGGATCTGTGGCGACCAACGATATACTGGAAATACACCGGAGAGTACTGGGTTATGTGGACCCTGTTGAAGCTGGAAGATTTCGTACAAACCAAGTGTTTGTGGGCCACCATATTCCACCCCATCCCAGAGATGTAGACAAGCACGTGCAAGAACTTGTCCAGTGGATTAATTCAGATGACGCAATGAACCTGCACCCTGTGGAATTTGCAGCACTCGCACACTATAAACTGGTCTATATCCACCCATTCGTTGATGGCAATGGAAGGACTTCACGTTTGCTGATGAATGTGATCTTGATGCAGGCAGGTTACCCGCCAATTACAATCCGGAAAGAACAGAGGTCGGAATATTATCATGTTTTAGAACTTGCAAATGAAGGGGATGTGAGGCCATTTATTAGATTTATTGCCAAATGCACGGAGACCACCCTAGACCTATTGTTAATAGCCACAGCAGAGCATCCTGTGGGTCTTCCGGAGCCCAATCCGGACAACTTTGAGTGCAAACAAACTATTCCAGTCAAGACTTGA
- the FICD gene encoding protein adenylyltransferase FICD isoform X1, which produces MGVYGNSHIGDIQDDDPAASAWRWVIDTSMAVTKLQWLQLGLRAALVVLSGSLLVALFPLGGLEGQYKAALQVLLQCNLWGGNERLHTYAGQTTGLAVASTAIKLLVFKPKSSSDVQFEAKAALNQALEMKRQGKRDKVHKLLLHALKMDPDHVDALNELGIFLEEGKDIIQADYLYSKALMISPHNEKALINRDRTLPLVEEIDQRYFSIIDSKVKRVMSIPKGNSALRRIMEESYYHHIYHTVAIEGNTLSLSEIRHIIETRYAVPGKSLEEQNEVIGMHAAMKYINTTLVSRLGSVATNDILEIHRRVLGYVDPVEAGRFRTNQVFVGHHIPPHPRDVDKHVQELVQWINSDDAMNLHPVEFAALAHYKLVYIHPFVDGNGRTSRLLMNVILMQAGYPPITIRKEQRSEYYHVLELANEGDVRPFIRFIAKCTETTLDLLLIATAEHPVGLPEPNPDNFECKQTIPVKT; this is translated from the exons ATGGGGGTGTACGGGAACTCTCAT ATTGGTGATATTCAAGACGATGATCCTGCTGCGAGTGCATGGCGTTGGGTGATTGACACTTCAATGGCAGTGACGAAGCTTCAATGGCTGCAGTTGGGGCTCAGGGCGGCACTGGTGGTGCTGTCTGGGTCACTACTCGTGGCCCTCTTCCCTCTTGGGGGGCTGGAGGGGCAGTATAAAGCTGCTCTGCAGGTTCTGCTGCAGTGTAATCTATGGGGAGGGAATGAGCGGCTGCACACGTACGCTGGACAGACTACAGGACTGGCTGTTGCTTCAACTGCAATCAAACTCCTGGTTTTTAAACCGAAATCATCTTcag ATGTCCAGTTTGAAGCCAAAGCTGCTTTGAACCAAGCACTTGAAATGAAGCGGCAAGGCAAAAGGGACAAAGTGCATAAACTTCTTCTCCACGCCCTAAAAATGGATCCGGACCACGTGGATGCCCTTAATGAGCTTGGCATTTTTCTAGAGGAGGGGAAGGATATCATACAGGCAGACTATCTCTACTCGAAAGCATTAATGATCTCCCCACACAACGAGAAAGCTTTAATAAATCGAGACCGGACATTGCCCTTGGTTGAAGAAATCGATCAGAGGTATTTTAGCATCATTGACAGCAAGGTTAAAAGAGTGATGTCCATTCCAAAGGGTAACTCTGCTCTTCGCAGGATCATGGAAGAGTCCTACTACCACCACATTTACCACACAGTTGCTATTGAAGGAAACACCCTTTCATTGTCTGAAATTCGCCATATTATTGAGACCCGCTATGCTGTGCCTGGTAAAAGCCTCGAAGAGCAAAACGAAGTCATTGGTATGCATGCCGCAATGAAATATATCAACACCACGTTAGTATCTCGACTAGGATCTGTGGCGACCAACGATATACTGGAAATACACCGGAGAGTACTGGGTTATGTGGACCCTGTTGAAGCTGGAAGATTTCGTACAAACCAAGTGTTTGTGGGCCACCATATTCCACCCCATCCCAGAGATGTAGACAAGCACGTGCAAGAACTTGTCCAGTGGATTAATTCAGATGACGCAATGAACCTGCACCCTGTGGAATTTGCAGCACTCGCACACTATAAACTGGTCTATATCCACCCATTCGTTGATGGCAATGGAAGGACTTCACGTTTGCTGATGAATGTGATCTTGATGCAGGCAGGTTACCCGCCAATTACAATCCGGAAAGAACAGAGGTCGGAATATTATCATGTTTTAGAACTTGCAAATGAAGGGGATGTGAGGCCATTTATTAGATTTATTGCCAAATGCACGGAGACCACCCTAGACCTATTGTTAATAGCCACAGCAGAGCATCCTGTGGGTCTTCCGGAGCCCAATCCGGACAACTTTGAGTGCAAACAAACTATTCCAGTCAAGACTTGA